In Deinococcus misasensis DSM 22328, the genomic stretch TCCAGATCTTCCAGAGCTGCTCCCAGCACATACTTTTTCAGTTGTGTGGGATCATAGGACCATCTGGCGGTGGCTTCCCGTTGCCCGTCCCGCTCACAGTAAAATTCCACTTCCCAGTACACGATCAGGCTTTCATCGGCCTTCTCGATGGTGCGAACGCGGGGTCCATCAACGATTTCGGTGATGGTCCAGGGTTGTTGGGTCATGGGTTTCCCTCCTGAACCCAGCATCACACATGCTGGCGACACGGAATGACGCTTGATGGACCAGAGGATCACCGTCATGGCAAAGGGGTTTCATCTGTCACCCGGTGAGAAGGTACAAACATCCCATTTCGTCAGGCTTAGACTGTAAAAATGGACCTCAATTCTTGGACCCCCAAGGACAAATCCCGCAGGTTTGGGATTCTGGTGGGATTTCTGTCGGGTTGTTTTGCTGCCCTGATCTGGATTGGAGACATGGGATGGAATGCCTGGTTGGCCGTGGCCCTCGCTGTGCCTTTAGGTCTGGCCATAGGGGCTGTGGCCTGGACCGTGTCCCGCAAGATTTTGCAACCCCCAAACAAAAACTGAAGCCCAGCTGAGAAAACCTCACAGAACTCTGACAGCCAATATTCAAGGGTTTTAACAACACCCAATGAAAAGATTGGCTGTCAGACGGTTTTTATCGCCCTTGAAGTTCTGTGTAAGAAGAATTTCACACCAAAGAATCCTGCAATGCTCCTGAGTGCAAACTGAAGACAGTGGTTTTCAACTGAAGTCATCATGAATGCAGATGGAGTGAACAGCATGGAACATGCCCATCAGGGACAACACAACCCCACCACTTACCTGATCCGGGACCCTTTGACCGGCGCATACACCCGTGGTTTGATGGAATCCCGCTTGATTGAAGAGACCGCTCGTTCTGAGCGTGAAAAATTGCCCTTTGTGCTCTGTGTGATCACCCCTGATCACCTGTCTCAGGTGCGTGAATTGTGGGGACAGGACCGTGCCAACCAACTGTTGCGCCACCTCACCGAACGCATACAGCAGAAGAAACGCACTTCGGACGTGCTGTTTCGCTCTGGCCCAGAGGAATTTGTGTTGATGCTGCCCTCCACCTGCAAACGCGATGCGGTGCTGGTCTGTGAACGTCTGCTGGAACATCTGGCCACCCATCCCTTCGAAGGGCATCCTGTGCTGTTTCAAAGGGTGAGCATGGGAATTGCTGCTTATCCAGAGGATGCAGGCCGGGTCAGTGACCTGTTGCAAGTGGCCCGCACACGCAACCAGTGGGCCAGTGAGCAGAACCCTCGCCGTTTTGTCACCGAAGATTTGCGGGATGTGCCTGTGGTGCATTCGGACCCCCTTCCATCCCCCATTGAAAGAAATGGACAGTTGGAGGCTTTTCAGACTTTTCTGGACATGCTGGAAATCAAACAAAAGGGGGTGTTCTCCCTGACAGGCAAACCCGGCTCTGGACGCACGTTCATGCTGCACTTTCTGGCCCAGCAAGCGCGCAGACAAAATTATGCGGTGCTTTCCCTGTCGGGTGCCACCACCCACCGTTCCCTCGACGGCCTGATGCAAGCCAAATGGGATGCCCCTTTGCCTGTGCATGAAGGCAGCCGTGCTGTTCTGCAAACTTTGCAACATGGCTGTTATGGCAAACTCGGTCTGCTCATCATGATCGATGAGGGTTCGATGTTGGACCATGCCACCTGCAGGGTCATTCAGCAGGCTCTGGACCAGCTGATGCTGCCTGTGGGCATTGTGATGGCCTCGGTTTCCCGAACGGCACTCACGCCGTTTCAGGTGCCTCTGGAGACCCGAGTGTTCCTGTCTCCTTTTTCCCAGCAAGGGGTGCACCTCTGGATGGAGGAGATGCTGGCACAGGAGATCCCTGCTCGCCTCTCGGCATGGTGCTTCCAGCAATCGGAAGGCTACCCCGGACGGGCCACGGAGGTCCTGAACCTGCTGAAAGCCAGAGGGGTGTTCCAGAAGGCCCGAGCCGGATGGGAATTGTCCTCGGGTTGGGAATCGTACATCAACCGACTGCAGAACCAGTGATTCCAGCAAAAACAGCCACAAAAAAGAGCCACCTTTGCAGGTGGCCCTTTGGCGTTTAGAAGCTTACCAGCGTCCGCCGCGAGAAGGGGTACGCTCTGCCTGCACAGGAGCAGCTTTGGTCACAACCACATTTTTGGCTTGGGGACCTTTGCCATTCTGGCCGGGTTCAATCTCGAAGCTGACTTCGTCACCTTCGTTGAGTTTGCGAAATCCCTTGGTGTTGATTGCGGAGTAATGTACGAAAACATCCGGGTTACCGGGGTGCTCAATGAATCCGAATCCTTTTTCCGCGTTAAACCACTTGACTTTACCTTCTGCCATACTGCTGACTCCTACATCCCTTTAAAGTGATAACCCGGTGCTGCACCCGCTTTTGGGGTGTAGACACCCTTATGGCTACCTTAGGGACTCTCTCATTATGCTCAGGGCAAGTCCACAAGTCAATTTCTGAAGCCATGGCATGTGTCATGGAATTTGTGGTGTGATCCGTTAAACTGAGGGCATGAATGCGGTTTTAGGTGCAGGTGGACTGGTGTTCACCCTCAATCAAAAAGTCCTGATCGTGCAGTACAAAGATGGCTCCTGGACGTATCCCAAGGGCCACATCGAGGCAGGCGAAGACATGGAAGCCACTGCCATCCGTGAGGTGCTGGAAGAGGCTGGAGTCCAAGCCACCATCCAGAGCAAACTCGGGGTTAGTCGGTATGTGAATGCTAAGGGAATTCCCCGAGAAGTGCACTGGTATGTGATGCAATCTGCCACCGATCAGGTGCACCTTGAAGACACCTTCATGTCGGGTGGGTTTTATGCTGCA encodes the following:
- a CDS encoding diguanylate cyclase, yielding MNADGVNSMEHAHQGQHNPTTYLIRDPLTGAYTRGLMESRLIEETARSEREKLPFVLCVITPDHLSQVRELWGQDRANQLLRHLTERIQQKKRTSDVLFRSGPEEFVLMLPSTCKRDAVLVCERLLEHLATHPFEGHPVLFQRVSMGIAAYPEDAGRVSDLLQVARTRNQWASEQNPRRFVTEDLRDVPVVHSDPLPSPIERNGQLEAFQTFLDMLEIKQKGVFSLTGKPGSGRTFMLHFLAQQARRQNYAVLSLSGATTHRSLDGLMQAKWDAPLPVHEGSRAVLQTLQHGCYGKLGLLIMIDEGSMLDHATCRVIQQALDQLMLPVGIVMASVSRTALTPFQVPLETRVFLSPFSQQGVHLWMEEMLAQEIPARLSAWCFQQSEGYPGRATEVLNLLKARGVFQKARAGWELSSGWESYINRLQNQ
- a CDS encoding cold-shock protein, with translation MAEGKVKWFNAEKGFGFIEHPGNPDVFVHYSAINTKGFRKLNEGDEVSFEIEPGQNGKGPQAKNVVVTKAAPVQAERTPSRGGRW
- a CDS encoding NUDIX hydrolase, whose product is MNAVLGAGGLVFTLNQKVLIVQYKDGSWTYPKGHIEAGEDMEATAIREVLEEAGVQATIQSKLGVSRYVNAKGIPREVHWYVMQSATDQVHLEDTFMSGGFYAAEQALDLLNFPEDRQLLRQALGLQEA